Proteins encoded together in one Dehalococcoidia bacterium window:
- a CDS encoding TetR/AcrR family transcriptional regulator: protein MPRATIDRFEQRKLTRAKLIDAALKLFSTSGYEHATVDDISREAGYSKGAYYFHFSTKDDILTELLRMWTEDRATVLAASDGEASSADGLRDVLASFFTYEEKRWPAVLLEFWSQALRNDEVSKRISQAYGSWRGQLAAAFEQAASASAITVDSTQDAAAVALAAHDGFAVQVAITPAGARAPMTAEALAESIVAPLSGVRAASRRRAVR from the coding sequence ATGCCTAGGGCCACCATCGACCGGTTCGAGCAGCGCAAACTGACCCGCGCGAAGCTTATCGACGCGGCGCTCAAGCTCTTTTCGACGAGCGGGTATGAGCACGCCACCGTCGATGACATCTCGCGCGAAGCCGGCTACTCCAAGGGCGCCTACTATTTCCACTTCTCGACGAAGGACGACATCCTCACGGAACTCCTCCGCATGTGGACCGAGGACCGCGCAACCGTGCTCGCCGCTTCCGATGGCGAGGCTTCGAGCGCCGACGGCCTGCGCGATGTTCTCGCATCATTCTTCACGTACGAAGAGAAGCGTTGGCCGGCCGTGCTGCTCGAGTTCTGGTCGCAGGCCCTCCGCAACGATGAGGTCAGCAAGCGCATCAGCCAGGCGTACGGTTCGTGGCGCGGCCAACTCGCCGCCGCGTTCGAGCAGGCCGCATCGGCGAGCGCCATCACCGTCGACTCGACGCAGGACGCAGCAGCGGTCGCCCTCGCCGCGCATGACGGGTTTGCCGTGCAGGTCGCCATTACGCCGGCGGGCGCCCGCGCGCCCATGACGGCCGAGGCACTCGCGGAGTCCATCGTCGCTCCGCTCTCCGGCGTGCGCGCCGCAAGCCGGCGCAGGGCCGTCCGCTAA